A genomic window from Candidatus Kouleothrix ribensis includes:
- a CDS encoding polysaccharide deacetylase family protein produces the protein MIAFNPKQLLTTAINKTGTLLLSPPYGGSGYFHNHGPRNVRKIALTFDDGPSKPCTEELLDAMGELDVKGTFFCVGVNTRWHPDVVARAFHAGHVIGNHSLEHSRKAGIRPGSDVRHIDGGAELIRDVIGCRPRLYRPPWGWLTPWEGRRLTQRGYAVIGWDVYTLDWQLPEPDGAMVAEDARKITRPGSILLFHDANAGVEYWHKTETTHAIKRIVPALRADGYEFVTVPELLGIPAYAPSAAPAAHPAGTPRAAAAERR, from the coding sequence ATGATAGCGTTTAATCCCAAACAGCTACTCACCACAGCGATTAACAAAACCGGCACACTGCTGCTCAGCCCGCCATACGGCGGCAGCGGCTACTTCCACAACCACGGCCCGCGCAATGTGCGCAAAATCGCACTGACATTCGACGACGGCCCGAGCAAACCCTGCACGGAAGAGCTACTCGACGCAATGGGCGAACTGGATGTCAAAGGCACATTCTTCTGTGTTGGCGTGAATACACGCTGGCATCCCGACGTAGTGGCCCGCGCATTTCATGCCGGGCACGTGATCGGCAACCACTCGCTGGAGCATAGCCGTAAAGCGGGTATCCGGCCAGGCAGCGACGTTCGGCACATCGACGGCGGCGCCGAGCTCATCCGCGACGTGATTGGGTGCCGGCCACGGCTGTACCGGCCGCCGTGGGGCTGGCTGACGCCTTGGGAAGGCCGGCGATTGACCCAGCGCGGCTACGCAGTAATTGGCTGGGATGTCTACACACTCGACTGGCAGCTGCCCGAGCCTGATGGCGCGATGGTGGCCGAGGATGCGCGCAAGATCACACGGCCCGGCTCGATCCTGCTGTTCCACGACGCGAATGCCGGCGTCGAATACTGGCATAAAACCGAGACGACTCATGCGATCAAGCGGATCGTGCCGGCGCTGCGCGCCGACGGCTATGAGTTTGTCACGGTGCCAGAGCTGCTGGGCATCCCGGCCTACGCGCCAAGCGCCGCGCCAGCAGCGCATCCGGCCGGCACACCGCGCGCGGCAGCAGCAGAGCGGCGATAA
- the lhgO gene encoding L-2-hydroxyglutarate oxidase has product MSYTGNESDHCVDLTIVGAGIVGLATARALLMRYPALRLVVLDKEPAIAQHQTGRNSGVIHSGLYYKPGSLKARLCVQGAAAMLRYCDEHGIAYNLCGKVVVATTPAELPRLRELYQRGIANGITQLELIGPERLREIEPHAVGIEAIYSPNTAIVDYHRVAEAYAADIQSMGGEVRTGYEVRQIARTGRRVWLDCPAGMIETRYLITCAGVYSDRMAALSGAPSEPRIVPFRGDYYILAPAQRHLINALIYPVPDPAFPFLGVHSTLKVDGSIWLGPNAVLAFGREGYRRYDVNLPDLVDALGYRGFQRLARSYWRVGMNEMVRDWSKRLFVAAVQRFVPAITADGVVAGPAGIRAQALAPDGSMVDDFVFHQEGPVIHVRNAPSPGATSSLMIAEMISDMAAKAFDL; this is encoded by the coding sequence ATGAGCTACACAGGAAATGAGAGCGACCACTGTGTCGATCTGACGATCGTCGGTGCTGGGATTGTGGGGTTGGCCACCGCCCGCGCGCTTCTCATGCGCTACCCGGCACTACGCCTGGTTGTGCTTGATAAAGAGCCGGCAATTGCTCAGCATCAGACCGGGCGCAACAGCGGCGTTATCCATTCAGGACTCTACTACAAGCCTGGCTCACTCAAGGCCCGCCTGTGCGTTCAGGGTGCGGCCGCTATGCTGCGCTACTGCGATGAGCATGGTATCGCATACAACCTCTGTGGCAAGGTTGTGGTTGCTACCACGCCCGCCGAGCTACCGCGCCTGCGCGAGCTGTATCAACGCGGCATTGCCAATGGCATTACACAGCTCGAGCTGATCGGCCCCGAGCGCCTGCGTGAGATCGAGCCGCATGCGGTCGGGATCGAGGCGATCTACTCTCCCAACACTGCGATCGTCGATTACCACCGCGTCGCGGAGGCCTATGCCGCCGATATCCAGTCTATGGGCGGCGAGGTGCGCACTGGCTACGAGGTGCGCCAGATCGCTCGCACTGGCCGGCGTGTCTGGCTCGATTGCCCGGCTGGTATGATCGAGACACGCTACTTGATTACATGTGCTGGCGTGTATTCCGACCGCATGGCCGCGCTTAGCGGCGCCCCCAGCGAGCCGCGCATTGTGCCGTTTCGCGGCGATTACTATATTCTGGCGCCTGCGCAGCGCCACCTGATCAATGCACTGATCTACCCGGTGCCCGACCCAGCTTTCCCGTTCCTGGGTGTCCACTCAACCCTCAAGGTCGATGGCTCGATCTGGCTTGGCCCGAATGCCGTGCTGGCGTTTGGTCGCGAGGGCTATCGGCGCTACGATGTCAATCTGCCCGATCTGGTCGATGCGCTGGGCTATCGCGGCTTTCAGCGCCTGGCCCGCAGCTACTGGCGCGTCGGTATGAACGAGATGGTGCGCGATTGGAGTAAGCGGCTGTTTGTCGCCGCCGTCCAGCGCTTTGTGCCTGCGATCACTGCCGATGGAGTTGTGGCTGGCCCGGCCGGTATTCGCGCGCAGGCGCTTGCGCCCGATGGAAGTATGGTCGACGATTTTGTGTTTCATCAGGAGGGGCCGGTGATTCATGTGCGCAATGCGCCTTCGCCAGGCGCCACTTCGTCGCTTATGATCGCCGAGATGATCAGTGATATGGCTGCAAAGGCGTTCGATCTGTAA
- a CDS encoding glycosyltransferase family 4 protein, with protein MAYQIGFLMDQIAGHVTNYHNLREAARHEIGLNTSWHEIHYYKSGGAIEKLRERLAPFVPSYFSGISRGAWETHKALRGQHFDALFSNASVGVFFSRTFRRIPTLIDFDATPHQIDQMEAYSPGQADPTPIAHLKWRLSQRMMQSATLLQAWSNWAKHSAIHDYGIAANNVIVNPPGIKLDFWKPAPERVARDASQARRILFVGGDFRRKGGHVLLDWFRHQPAGAYTLHIVTREPVETAPGLQIYRDMQPNSTNLLSLYHQSDLFVLPSLGECFGIATIEAMGAGLPVITSDVGGVADIVEVGRNGLIVPSNNPQELGQAITAMFADEQRRVAMGTQSRVLAEQRFDLRRNAARTFGYLRQIADLRKRPTLGVRVGRSDNA; from the coding sequence ATGGCCTACCAGATCGGCTTTCTGATGGATCAGATCGCAGGGCATGTGACCAACTACCACAACCTGCGCGAGGCGGCCCGGCACGAAATCGGGCTGAATACCAGCTGGCATGAGATTCACTACTATAAATCTGGCGGGGCGATCGAGAAACTGCGCGAGCGGCTCGCGCCATTCGTGCCGTCGTATTTCTCAGGGATCTCGCGCGGAGCCTGGGAGACGCACAAAGCGCTCAGAGGGCAGCACTTCGACGCGCTGTTCAGCAACGCATCGGTCGGGGTGTTTTTCTCGCGCACCTTCAGGCGCATCCCGACGCTGATCGACTTCGATGCGACGCCCCATCAGATCGACCAGATGGAGGCATATTCACCCGGACAGGCTGATCCAACACCGATCGCGCACCTGAAGTGGCGGCTTTCGCAGCGCATGATGCAGTCGGCCACGCTGTTGCAGGCATGGTCGAACTGGGCCAAACACTCTGCCATCCACGACTATGGTATCGCCGCCAACAATGTGATTGTCAACCCGCCGGGGATCAAGCTCGACTTCTGGAAGCCCGCGCCCGAGCGCGTGGCACGGGATGCGAGTCAGGCACGGCGCATCCTATTTGTCGGCGGCGACTTCCGCCGAAAAGGTGGGCATGTGCTGTTGGACTGGTTTCGGCACCAGCCGGCCGGAGCATATACGCTGCACATCGTCACACGCGAGCCGGTCGAAACGGCGCCGGGGCTGCAGATCTACCGCGACATGCAGCCGAACTCGACCAATTTGCTTAGCCTGTACCACCAGAGCGATCTCTTTGTACTGCCGAGCTTAGGCGAATGCTTCGGCATCGCGACGATCGAGGCCATGGGCGCGGGGCTACCGGTAATCACAAGTGATGTCGGCGGCGTCGCAGATATTGTCGAAGTTGGGCGCAACGGATTGATCGTGCCGAGCAATAACCCGCAAGAGTTGGGCCAGGCGATCACAGCCATGTTTGCGGACGAGCAGCGGCGCGTGGCGATGGGCACCCAATCGCGTGTGCTTGCAGAGCAGCGCTTCGATCTGCGGCGGAACGCAGCGCGCACGTTCGGGTACCTGCGGCAGATCGCCGACCTGCGCAAGCGGCCAACTCTCGGAGTTCGTGTTGGAAGGAGCGACAACGCATGA
- a CDS encoding glycosyltransferase family 4 protein: MRMKENAIAMRAAPAEATTIKKRVLLFTNSVAVGGMEEHVELLARHLDRARFEVFSICPEWEATEPFYQSLARESDQIAKVTPDRRHGLLDLPGEYLRLFHLLRTWRIDVMHMHSTTYRGQVGALLAARMAGVKRIYVTEHLAPDSALPWAERMVRAAVSHAVDGIVCVSEKNYQARAERIYTPAERTLVVNNGVDLDDFPPIAAATLAELRARHQIPEGALVLGTVVRFEPEKGLSYLIDALPAIKAACPNAYLLMVGDGSLREALQAQVAQLGLADSVGFVGFQRDPRPYLGLIDVFVLPVPVGSMSIGLLEAMAMRRAVVITFGGEGEAVIHGVSGFCAEPRKPDSIAAYVIRLLQDAALRKSMGEAAYQRIADTFSAQQVARTLGNLYSSSEA, encoded by the coding sequence TTGCGTATGAAAGAAAATGCAATTGCTATGAGAGCCGCGCCGGCTGAGGCGACGACGATCAAAAAACGCGTGCTCCTGTTCACGAACAGTGTCGCGGTTGGCGGCATGGAAGAGCATGTCGAGCTGCTCGCACGGCACCTCGACCGGGCGCGATTCGAGGTTTTCAGCATCTGCCCGGAATGGGAGGCGACCGAGCCATTCTACCAATCGCTGGCGCGCGAGTCTGATCAGATCGCGAAGGTGACCCCCGACCGGCGCCATGGCCTGCTCGATCTGCCAGGCGAGTACCTACGCCTATTTCACCTGCTACGCACCTGGCGCATCGACGTGATGCACATGCACTCGACAACGTATCGCGGGCAGGTCGGTGCGCTGCTGGCCGCACGCATGGCGGGCGTCAAGCGCATCTATGTGACTGAACACCTGGCGCCTGACAGCGCGCTGCCATGGGCCGAGCGCATGGTACGCGCAGCGGTAAGCCACGCAGTCGATGGGATTGTATGCGTCTCGGAGAAGAACTACCAAGCCCGTGCAGAACGGATCTACACGCCTGCCGAGCGCACGCTGGTAGTCAACAATGGGGTCGATCTCGACGACTTCCCACCAATAGCTGCAGCAACCCTGGCAGAGCTACGGGCCAGGCACCAGATCCCAGAGGGCGCGTTGGTGCTAGGCACCGTCGTGCGGTTCGAGCCTGAGAAAGGGCTCAGCTACCTGATCGACGCACTACCCGCGATCAAGGCTGCATGCCCAAACGCCTACCTTCTGATGGTTGGCGACGGATCGTTGCGCGAAGCGCTCCAGGCGCAAGTGGCCCAGCTAGGGCTGGCCGATAGTGTCGGCTTCGTCGGCTTCCAGCGCGACCCACGGCCATACCTTGGGCTGATCGATGTATTCGTGCTGCCGGTGCCAGTTGGCTCGATGTCGATCGGCCTGCTCGAAGCGATGGCAATGCGGCGGGCCGTGGTGATCACATTTGGCGGCGAGGGTGAGGCAGTAATCCATGGCGTGAGCGGATTCTGCGCTGAGCCGCGCAAGCCCGATTCGATCGCCGCGTATGTCATTCGGCTCTTGCAAGATGCAGCCTTGCGAAAGAGCATGGGCGAGGCAGCCTACCAACGGATCGCCGATACATTCTCGGCGCAGCAAGTGGCGCGCACGCTCGGCAACCTGTACAGCTCATCGGAAGCGTAG
- a CDS encoding DegT/DnrJ/EryC1/StrS family aminotransferase, with protein sequence MSTAGATRNIPLAKTVMGELEAEAAKRPIMAGWITQGPEVAAFEREFGLYVGARHACAVSNCTTALHLALIAVGVQPGDEVITVSHSYIATANSIRYCQAEPVFVDIDPLTQNMDPALIEPAITARTRAILCVHQIGMPCDMPAILAVARRHGLPVIEDAACASGSEILVNDTWERIGKPHGDIACFSFHPRKVISTGDGGMLTTNNPQYDAQFRLLRQHGMSVNDRVRHSAREVIFEEHAIVGFNYRMTDIQAAVGREQLKRLPQIVAARRRLAAGYGRLLADVAGLQTPTEPIWARTNWQSYSVRIPEWCDQRAVMQHLLDAGVASRRGIMCAHREAPYRAIGQHCRLPESEHAQDRTIILPLYPQMEEDDQAYVCAMLRKACVQR encoded by the coding sequence ATGAGCACTGCAGGCGCGACGCGCAACATCCCGCTGGCAAAAACAGTAATGGGCGAGCTCGAAGCCGAGGCTGCGAAGCGGCCAATTATGGCCGGCTGGATCACGCAGGGGCCGGAGGTGGCCGCATTCGAGCGTGAATTCGGGCTGTATGTCGGGGCCAGGCATGCCTGTGCCGTGTCGAACTGCACCACGGCGCTGCACCTGGCGCTGATCGCGGTTGGCGTACAGCCTGGCGACGAAGTAATCACCGTGAGCCATTCATACATCGCCACCGCCAACAGCATTCGCTACTGCCAGGCCGAGCCGGTGTTTGTAGACATCGACCCGCTGACGCAGAACATGGATCCTGCGCTGATCGAGCCGGCGATCACGGCGCGCACGCGCGCGATCCTCTGCGTCCACCAGATCGGCATGCCCTGCGACATGCCGGCCATCCTCGCAGTGGCCCGGCGCCATGGGCTGCCGGTGATCGAAGACGCCGCCTGTGCCAGCGGCAGCGAGATCCTGGTAAACGACACCTGGGAGCGCATCGGTAAGCCGCACGGCGACATCGCCTGCTTCTCGTTTCACCCGCGCAAAGTCATCAGCACCGGCGACGGCGGCATGCTCACGACAAATAACCCGCAGTACGATGCGCAGTTCCGGCTGTTGCGGCAGCATGGCATGAGCGTGAATGATCGCGTGCGCCACTCGGCGCGCGAGGTAATCTTCGAAGAGCATGCGATCGTCGGCTTCAACTACCGCATGACCGACATCCAGGCGGCAGTCGGGCGCGAACAGCTCAAACGCCTGCCCCAGATTGTTGCGGCGCGGCGGCGCCTAGCCGCAGGCTATGGCCGGTTACTGGCCGATGTAGCGGGCTTACAGACGCCGACCGAGCCGATCTGGGCGCGCACAAACTGGCAGAGCTACAGCGTGCGGATTCCCGAGTGGTGCGATCAGCGCGCAGTGATGCAGCACCTGCTCGACGCAGGTGTGGCCAGCCGGCGCGGGATTATGTGCGCGCACCGCGAGGCGCCGTATCGTGCGATAGGGCAGCACTGCCGCCTGCCTGAGTCCGAGCATGCCCAGGATCGGACGATCATCCTGCCACTCTACCCGCAGATGGAAGAGGACGATCAAGCATACGTTTGCGCGATGCTGCGCAAGGCGTGCGTACAGCGCTGA
- a CDS encoding phosphatase PAP2 family protein, whose amino-acid sequence MRSRTTITFWLMIALAALIGWGALASMVHQPAFTRLDFALTQQLHADNGGGYESGLSIIGEFGRSILVFVMLELTVWLWLRRSWSDLLGLLAVVGGGFVANYAARQMMAAPRLPLHAPFVLWRDTGFPSGHAMMATIAYGLLMWAVFPRIAREQRTAAVAGVAGLVLLVGYTRLYFGEHYLSDVAGGYLLGLAWLAACLAALTWRGARMASSD is encoded by the coding sequence ATGCGGTCTCGTACAACGATTACGTTCTGGCTTATGATCGCACTGGCCGCGCTGATCGGATGGGGGGCGCTGGCAAGCATGGTACACCAGCCAGCGTTCACGCGGCTAGATTTTGCGCTCACGCAGCAGCTGCACGCCGACAACGGCGGCGGCTACGAGAGCGGGCTGTCGATCATCGGCGAGTTCGGGCGTTCGATCCTGGTGTTTGTGATGCTGGAGCTGACGGTGTGGCTCTGGCTGCGCCGGAGCTGGAGCGACTTGCTGGGCTTGCTGGCGGTGGTAGGGGGCGGATTTGTGGCGAATTACGCGGCCCGGCAGATGATGGCAGCGCCACGGCTGCCGCTGCACGCACCATTCGTGCTATGGCGCGATACTGGGTTCCCCAGCGGGCACGCGATGATGGCGACGATCGCATACGGGCTGCTGATGTGGGCGGTATTCCCCCGCATCGCGCGCGAGCAACGCACGGCGGCGGTGGCTGGCGTAGCCGGGCTGGTGCTGCTGGTGGGCTATACCAGGCTCTACTTCGGCGAGCACTACCTGAGCGACGTAGCCGGCGGATACCTGCTCGGGCTGGCTTGGCTCGCAGCCTGCCTGGCGGCGCTGACCTGGCGAGGTGCGAGGATGGCATCGAGCGATTAG
- a CDS encoding NAD-dependent epimerase/dehydratase family protein, with protein sequence MGNTPKRVLVTGGAGLIGSHIVDLLIDRQEHGAVGEIIVLDNFVRGRRENLAAALARGPITIVEGDIRDRSLLAEVTKGIDQVFHLAAIRITQCAEDPRLALEVLGDGTFNVLEAAVQAGVKNVIASSSASVLGLADEFPTTERHHPYNNRTIYGALKAFNEGLLRSFNDMYGLNYVALRYFNVYGPRMDIYGAYTEVLIRWMDRILEGKPPLIFGDGKQTMDFVFVEDIARANLLAAESGVSDQVFNIASGVETSLNDLAYALMRVMGVDMHPEYGPERKVNPVPRRLASTALAREQIGFTAQIDLDEGLRRLVAWWHSQKSEVLA encoded by the coding sequence ATGGGCAATACACCAAAGCGCGTGCTCGTCACCGGCGGCGCCGGGCTGATTGGCTCACATATCGTCGACCTGCTGATCGATCGCCAGGAGCACGGCGCCGTGGGCGAGATCATCGTGCTCGACAACTTCGTACGCGGCCGGCGCGAGAACCTGGCGGCGGCACTGGCGCGCGGCCCGATTACGATCGTCGAGGGCGACATTCGCGACCGTAGCCTGCTGGCCGAGGTAACCAAAGGCATCGATCAGGTATTTCACCTCGCGGCCATCCGGATCACCCAATGCGCCGAAGATCCGCGGCTGGCGCTCGAGGTGCTTGGCGACGGCACATTCAACGTGCTTGAGGCAGCCGTGCAGGCCGGTGTGAAGAACGTAATCGCCTCGTCGTCGGCCTCGGTGCTTGGGCTAGCCGACGAGTTCCCAACCACCGAGCGGCACCACCCATACAACAACCGCACAATCTACGGCGCGCTGAAAGCTTTCAACGAGGGCTTGCTGCGCAGCTTCAACGACATGTACGGCTTGAACTATGTGGCCCTGCGCTACTTTAATGTGTATGGCCCGCGCATGGACATCTACGGTGCGTACACCGAAGTGCTCATCCGCTGGATGGATCGCATCCTCGAAGGCAAGCCGCCGCTGATCTTCGGCGACGGCAAGCAGACCATGGACTTCGTGTTTGTTGAAGATATTGCCCGCGCCAACCTGCTGGCGGCCGAGTCGGGCGTCTCCGACCAGGTGTTTAACATTGCCAGTGGTGTCGAGACCAGCCTAAACGACCTGGCCTACGCGCTGATGCGGGTAATGGGCGTCGATATGCACCCGGAGTATGGCCCTGAGCGCAAGGTAAACCCGGTGCCGCGCCGGCTGGCCAGCACCGCGCTGGCGCGCGAGCAGATCGGGTTTACAGCGCAGATCGACCTTGACGAAGGGCTGCGGCGGCTGGTGGCCTGGTGGCACAGCCAGAAGAGCGAGGTGTTGGCATGA
- a CDS encoding glycosyltransferase family 2 protein: MIHGTQRGAAEHTGQAKPLVSVIITTRNRSVFLKQAIESVLVAERQTFELEVLVVDDGSTDDTPSVVAGYPVRYMRTSGVGMAQARNMGIRAARGDYVTLLDDDDAWLPNNITPQLALLEQHPEFGAAHAQAQLVNEAMLPFGEPVPAGPLPSGWLFEDLLSYWPQVGTIVTRTTIAREAGEMDASLSGDTDWDWLLRVARRHPIGRVEQPVLLFRQRSTAEEQLSWRRFPAMVTIFRRHTRPLGLITQLRLRPILWRHRGWWAAAFLNYARMNYAAGAHARAYRSIYYALRCSPPHALLGCLRAWPLRTAARPAATARPEPS; the protein is encoded by the coding sequence ATGATCCACGGCACCCAGCGCGGCGCGGCCGAGCACACTGGGCAGGCAAAGCCGCTTGTTTCGGTGATCATTACAACACGCAACCGCTCGGTATTTCTCAAGCAAGCGATCGAGAGCGTGCTGGTGGCCGAGCGGCAAACATTCGAACTTGAGGTGCTGGTGGTCGACGACGGCTCGACCGATGATACGCCCAGCGTGGTAGCAGGCTACCCGGTACGCTACATGCGCACCAGCGGCGTAGGCATGGCACAGGCGCGCAACATGGGAATACGCGCCGCCCGTGGCGACTATGTGACACTGCTGGACGACGACGATGCGTGGCTACCGAACAACATTACACCCCAGCTGGCGCTACTCGAGCAGCACCCCGAGTTTGGCGCAGCGCATGCACAGGCCCAGCTTGTGAATGAGGCGATGCTGCCGTTCGGCGAGCCGGTGCCGGCCGGGCCGCTACCCTCCGGCTGGCTGTTCGAAGATCTGCTGAGCTACTGGCCACAGGTTGGCACGATCGTGACGCGTACAACCATCGCACGCGAAGCCGGCGAAATGGATGCCAGCCTGAGCGGGGACACCGACTGGGACTGGCTGTTGCGCGTAGCCCGGCGCCACCCGATCGGCCGGGTCGAACAGCCGGTATTACTATTTCGCCAGCGCAGCACAGCAGAGGAGCAGCTGTCGTGGCGGCGGTTCCCGGCCATGGTGACGATCTTCCGGCGGCACACCCGGCCGCTAGGGCTGATCACGCAGCTACGACTACGGCCGATCCTATGGCGGCATCGCGGCTGGTGGGCGGCGGCCTTTCTGAACTACGCGCGCATGAACTACGCAGCCGGCGCGCATGCGCGGGCCTACCGCAGCATCTACTACGCACTGCGCTGCTCGCCGCCGCATGCGCTGCTGGGATGCCTGCGCGCCTGGCCGCTACGCACAGCCGCACGGCCGGCCGCCACAGCCCGACCAGAGCCATCCTAG
- a CDS encoding N-acetyltransferase, whose amino-acid sequence MAIIHPTADVSPAAEIGAGTRVWSHVQIRERAHVGANCIIARNVYIECDVAVGDNVKIQNNASLYTGLTVEDGVFIGPHVIFTNDRVPRAINPDGTLKSASDWHVGTTLVCYGAALGAGSVVVTGVTIGRWALVGAGAVVTRDVPEHAIVLGNPARIVGYVSAGGVRCANQEEARALTESEIAALARA is encoded by the coding sequence ATGGCCATCATCCACCCAACCGCCGATGTGTCGCCGGCCGCCGAGATTGGCGCAGGCACACGTGTATGGAGCCATGTACAGATCCGCGAGCGCGCGCATGTCGGCGCAAACTGCATTATCGCCCGCAATGTCTATATCGAATGTGATGTCGCTGTTGGCGACAATGTGAAAATTCAGAACAACGCCTCGTTATACACCGGCCTTACCGTCGAAGATGGCGTATTTATCGGCCCGCATGTCATTTTCACGAACGACCGTGTGCCACGCGCGATCAACCCGGACGGCACACTGAAGAGTGCAAGCGACTGGCATGTAGGCACAACCCTGGTATGCTATGGCGCTGCGCTCGGCGCGGGCAGCGTGGTGGTGACAGGCGTGACAATCGGGCGGTGGGCGCTGGTTGGCGCGGGCGCGGTGGTGACGCGCGATGTACCCGAGCATGCAATCGTACTGGGCAACCCGGCGCGAATCGTGGGGTATGTGAGTGCTGGGGGCGTGCGCTGCGCGAACCAGGAGGAAGCGCGCGCGCTGACCGAGAGCGAAATCGCAGCGCTGGCCCGCGCCTGA
- a CDS encoding DegT/DnrJ/EryC1/StrS family aminotransferase, producing the protein MIPFVDLKAQYQSIKDEVNAAVLGVLESTQFVLGSNVAAFEEQFAAYCQASQAIGVNTGTSALHLALLAAGVGRGDEVITTPFTFIATVSAIDYTGARPVFVDIDPTTFTIDPLRIEAAITPRTKAIVPVHLYGQPADMAPIMTIARKHGLAVIEDACQAHGAEYQGRRVGSIGDMGCFSFYPGKNLGAYGEGGAVTTSTPELARTIRMLRDWGAERRYYHDLKGFNYRLEGIQGAVLGVKMRYIEQWTAARRQHAARYAALLAGSGVALPVAQPDRRHVYHIYAVRDAQRDAMQSFLHDHGVSTGIHYPIPVHLQRAFAELGHTAGDFPHAERAANEVLSLPMYPELRPQQQDTVAAAVRNWMRQQ; encoded by the coding sequence ATGATCCCTTTTGTCGATCTCAAGGCGCAGTATCAATCGATCAAAGATGAAGTCAACGCAGCCGTGCTAGGCGTGCTCGAGAGCACGCAGTTCGTGCTCGGCAGCAATGTGGCGGCGTTTGAAGAGCAGTTTGCAGCCTACTGCCAGGCCAGCCAGGCGATTGGCGTGAACACCGGCACCAGCGCGCTGCACCTGGCGCTGCTGGCGGCCGGCGTCGGGCGCGGCGACGAAGTCATCACCACACCATTCACATTCATCGCTACCGTATCGGCGATCGACTACACCGGCGCGCGCCCGGTATTCGTCGACATCGACCCGACCACATTCACGATCGACCCGTTGCGGATCGAGGCCGCGATCACGCCGCGCACCAAAGCGATCGTCCCGGTGCATCTGTATGGACAGCCGGCCGACATGGCCCCGATCATGACGATTGCGCGCAAACACGGCCTGGCCGTAATCGAAGACGCCTGCCAGGCGCACGGTGCCGAGTACCAAGGCCGCCGTGTCGGTAGCATTGGCGACATGGGGTGCTTCAGCTTCTACCCCGGCAAGAACCTGGGCGCGTATGGCGAAGGCGGCGCGGTAACCACCAGCACCCCCGAGCTGGCCCGCACAATCCGCATGCTACGCGACTGGGGCGCCGAGCGGCGCTACTACCATGATCTAAAAGGCTTCAACTACCGGCTCGAAGGAATCCAAGGCGCGGTTCTGGGCGTCAAAATGCGCTATATCGAGCAATGGACTGCAGCGCGGCGCCAGCATGCCGCACGCTACGCGGCGTTACTGGCAGGCAGTGGCGTGGCGCTACCGGTTGCGCAGCCCGATCGCCGGCACGTCTACCATATCTACGCCGTGCGCGACGCGCAGCGCGACGCGATGCAGTCGTTCTTGCACGACCATGGCGTCAGCACCGGCATTCACTACCCGATCCCGGTTCATCTCCAGCGCGCGTTCGCCGAGCTTGGGCACACAGCCGGCGACTTCCCACACGCCGAGCGGGCCGCCAACGAAGTGCTATCGCTGCCGATGTACCCCGAGCTGCGGCCCCAGCAGCAAGACACCGTCGCCGCAGCGGTGCGCAACTGGATGCGACAGCAATAG
- a CDS encoding sulfoxide reductase heme-binding subunit YedZ — MTLATWLRIVVHIGALIPLALILWDAYRGHLTANPIQDITFRTGKTAITLLVLSLVCTPLNTLLGLKFVLPARRPLGLYAFFYVCLHLLIFAVLDYGLDWGLIQQTITEKRYVLVGFTAFLLLLPLAVTSTKGWMRRLGKRWKQLHRLVYLAAILAVVHFVWLVKADIREPLLYGAALTLVLVLRLAPVRRAITALRARIAR, encoded by the coding sequence ATGACACTCGCCACATGGCTGCGCATCGTCGTGCATATCGGCGCGCTCATCCCATTGGCCCTGATCCTGTGGGATGCCTATCGCGGCCACCTGACCGCCAATCCGATCCAGGATATTACCTTTCGTACCGGCAAAACGGCGATCACACTACTCGTCCTTTCGCTTGTCTGCACGCCGCTCAACACGCTGCTGGGCCTCAAATTCGTGCTGCCCGCGCGCCGGCCGCTAGGACTCTACGCGTTCTTCTATGTCTGCCTGCACCTGCTGATCTTCGCGGTGCTCGATTATGGCCTCGATTGGGGTTTGATCCAGCAGACGATCACTGAAAAACGCTATGTGCTGGTCGGGTTCACTGCGTTTCTCCTGCTGCTGCCGCTCGCCGTCACTTCTACGAAGGGCTGGATGCGGCGCTTGGGTAAGCGCTGGAAGCAGCTGCACCGGCTCGTCTATCTCGCGGCAATCCTCGCGGTCGTCCACTTCGTCTGGCTGGTCAAGGCCGATATTCGCGAGCCGCTGTTGTATGGCGCGGCCCTCACGTTGGTGCTGGTGTTGCGCTTGGCACCGGTACGCCGCGCGATCACCGCCCTGCGCGCCCGCATCGCCCGCTGA